One Natrinema longum genomic window, AACACGGTTCATGTATATAGTTATTGTTGACAAATTGATGTCTCGGATCACCCAACCCAGTCCCCGAGACGTCTGCACTGCTGGAGGGCCGATACTGAGACGGACACTCGAGACAGTGGCCGACCCACGGATGGTATCTCTCGATTCACATGTCCGGCTGAGATAGGATCGTTTCGTTGGCGAACTAACGAATGTAGGGACAAAAATCACCGGTTCAGGCGCTAAACGAGAAGTTCTGCTGTGCAAACGGCCACCAAAATTAAGTAGACCGATCCCGATTACTTCTGTATAGACATGACTTCGAATTTACTAAACCATCAGATTGACGATATCCTCGACTCCATGCTCGAGGACGCGACCGGTGACGTGTATATGGTCAACCCGTCTGCAGACGCCATCGAAGAGTTCGTCGCCGTCGCGACTGCGTTCGACGGGGACCTGCCGTCGGTCCACATGCTCGCCGACGAACGAACCCTGAAAGACGTCATGGACGACTTCATCGTCGCCTCGAACGCGGCCGATCTCATCAGCGAGGGGGCACTCTCGATGCGCACGCTCGAGGAAGCACCCGAAAACTCGCTGCTGGTCAGCGACGATCGCGTGATCGCCATCGTCCACGCCGGCGACCGCGTCGGCGGGCTGATCACCGACGACGAGAGTTTCGTCGCGGACACCTTCGACACCTACGCCGGCCGCTGGGACGGTGCCACCGAATTCAACCTTCGAACGCCCCCGATTACGGACGTCCGCGAGACCCTCGCCGACGAGATCAGCCCCGAAGCCGAGGCGGATTTCACTGCGATCCTCAACTCCCTCGAAACCGCTCGCGGGGACGGCAACGGGCTCGACGAGGTCACCATCTCGCTGCTCGTTGCAGCCAAAAACGAGGCGCTGCTCTACGACATCAGCAAGTGGGGCGAAGACGTCGGCATCGCCTCCAAGGCGACGTTCTCCCGAACGAAGACCAAGCTCGAGGACATGGGCCTGATCGACACCGAGAAGGTCCCGATCGACGTCGGCCGCCCGCGCCTGCGTCTCAAGATCGGCGACGACCGACTCAGCGAGGCCGACAACGGCCAGCTCGCGACGGTGGCGCAGTCGATTCTCAACTAGCGAAATTTTGCTCTGCGGTCTATCGCGCTGGCGGCAAAGCCGCCAGCGCGATGTCCCTCGGCAAAATTTCGATCAAAAGCACTCGCACCGACCTTTTTCCGCTCGGGTTCACTTCGTTCACCACTCGCGCAAAAAATCTCGACCAAAAAAGGCCGCTCGCTCACTTCGTTCGCTCGCGGTAGATTACGGGTAAGCGCCTGCCCTCCCCCGAGTCCCGCGCCCTCACGATTCGTTCGGGCGCGCTCCCGGCCATGTAATTCTGTACGCCCCTCAGTAGCGGACTGGGAGTCAGTTCCGGCGGGGCGCACGATCGGCAGATACATATCCGCCGTGATTGTAGTGTCGGCTCAGTGTGACGATGGACGCCCGTCAGCTCTATGTTGTCGGTCTCGGACTGGGACTGATCGGAAGTCTCGTCACTGTCGTCAGCCTTGTACTCGCTGGGTTCGTGACCACCGCGGTTATCGGGCTCGGAACGACGTTCACCTTCGCGGTCGGTCTTGACAACGTCTTCACGAGGGAGGATTTCGATCGGGAGCATTCGTTGATTTACCGCGTCGTCAACTGTGGCGGTGCCGTCATCGTGGTCGCTCTCGGTCTCCTGATGCTCACAGTGGGGATCGTCTCTTTCAGGACGTTCGTGTGACGGATCGCTCGTCATCGACTGATTGCGTCACTCTCGTCTGCTGGGACTTTCAGCTACGGTTTGGGACTAACGAACACTCTCTACGATCGAATTCCATATTCGATCAGTCGGTCGCCACATGGCGCAAACCCCAAGTCGACGCCGTGAGACGGGTCACATATGTACGAGGCCGTCCACGCCCATCCCGACGGACAGAGCACGGTCGCCAGGCTCGCACAAACGGCGGCCGACTACGGCTACGAGGGCGTGGTCGTGCGTAATCACGACGACGCTCGAGCGGACTACGATCCCGAACGGATCCGCGCGGAGTACGGGCTCGACGTCGTCGAGGGCGTCGAGATCCGGGCCGACGACCCCCAGCAAGCGGGCGGGTCGGTGGGGAATTATCGAACGTCGGAAACGATCGTCGGGATCCACGGCGGGACGACGGCGCTGAATCGCTTCGCCGTCGAACAGCCGAAAGTCGACGTGCTCGCACATCCGATGACCGAGAGCGGCGACGTCAACCACGTGTTGGTGAAAGCCGCCGTCGAAAACGGCGTCCGCCTCGAGTTCGACCTCTCGGGGGTGCTACGAGAGAGCGGCGGTCGTCGTGTCCGGATCCTGCAATCGCTGCGAAAGCTCCGGGAAATCGTCGCCCACTACGACGCTCCCTACGTCGTGAGTGGGGATCCGACCTCACACCTCGAATTACGGGCACCGCGCGAACTGAAAGCGCTCGGCGACCGGATCGGCTTCTCGCCCGAGTTCGTCGAGGACGGCCTCGCGGAGTGGGGGCGGCTGGCCGAGCGCAATCGGCACGTCGACTCCGAGTCGTTCATTGAGCCGGGGGTCCAACGGGGCAGGTATGAAGAGGACGCTTGAGGAACACGCCGCCCGGTTCGACGAGAAGGCCGGCGAGTACGACGACTCGAAATCCGAGGAGTATCACGCCTGTGCGAACCTCGTTGTCGAACACGCTGCCCCCGGCGAGGACGACGTCGTCCTCGACCTCGCGACCGGGACGGGTGCGATCGCGCTCGCGCTCGCCCCCGACGCGAAGCGGGTGGTCGGCCGCGACATCAGCGAGGAGATGATGGCCGAAGCCACGCGGAAAGCCGCCGAGGCGGGCCTCGAGAACCTCGCGTTCGATCACGGCACCTTCCGTGAGCCGGCGTACGACGGTCCGGTCGACGTAGTCACCTCGAACTTCGCCTTACATCACCTCTCGGACGAGGAAAAGCGCGAGGCGATCGCGGTCATCGCCGACCTCGAGCCCCGTCGGTTCGTCCTCGGGGACGTGATGTTCTTCGGGGAGCCCGACCCCGACGAGCCGTTCTACTCGCCCGAGGTCGACGATCCGGCGACCGTCGGCGTGCTCGCGGACGCCTTTACCGACGCCGGCTTCTCGCTGACGGCCGTCGAACGGGTCCACGACCAGGTTGGCGTATTAGTCGCAGAACGGGGTCCGACCGACGTCGACGCGGCGGCCGAATAGGATGAAACATCTCCCGAAGCACCTCCGGCCGCGCTGGCGATATCTCGCCGTCGAACTCGAGAGTTGGCCCGACGAGCGGATCGACAGCCGATCGTTCCAGCGGGAGTTGTGGTACGCGGGCCAGAACCTCCTGGGCGATCCGGGCAGCGCCGACGCCGATCTGACGGTCGTTCGGTTCGCGTTCGCCGACGGCCGGGGGGAAGCGATCGTCAGGGTCCGACGTGGTGAGACCGAACCCGCTCGAGCGGCACTGGCCTGTATCGACGCGATCGACGGCGCTCCCGTCGGGATTCGGGTCCGCGGTATCAGTGGCACGATCCGGGCGGCTGAAGAAAACTATTTAGGACGCGGCGGGCAAGATTCCGACGAGAGAAACGTCGTGTTCGGGAACGAAGAGCGAGTCGCCGTCCTGCGGGACGGCGTTGGGGACGTCCGACTCGATGAGGCGTTCGTGGGCGCGACAGACCTCGATTACGATCTCGTGTGATACTATGCAGGGACAACAACAACAACAGGCGTACGACCGCGGCATCACGATCTTCTCGCCCGATGGTCGACTCTACCAGGTCGAGTACGCTCGTGAGGCGGTCAAACGAGGCACGGCGAGTATCGGAGTCCGAACGAACGGCGGCGTCGTCCTCGCGGTCGACAAACGAGTCCCCTCCCCGCTGCTCGAGGACTCGAGCGTCGAAAAGATTCACAAGGCCGACGACCACATCGGTATCGCCAGCGCGGGCCACGTCGCCGACGCCCGCCAGTTGATCGACTTCGCACGCCGCCAGACGCAGGTCAACCAGCTCCGATACGGCGAGCCGATCGGCGTCGAGACGCTGACCAAGGAAGTCACCGACCACATCCAGCAGTACACCCAGGTCGGCGGTGCCCGCCCCTTCGGCGTCGCGTTGATCGTCGGCGGCATCCAGAACGGCGAACCGCGCCTGTTCGAGACCGACCCCTCGGGGACTCCCTACGAGTGGAAGGCACTGGCCGTCGGTTCCGACCGCGGCGAACTCCAGAACTACCTCGAGGAGCACTACGACGACGAGGCCGACTTGGATGGCGGCATCCAACTCGCCCTCGACGCGCTCGCGTCGGTCAACGACGGCTCCCTGCTCCCCAACGAAGTGGGACTGGCGACCGTCGACGCCGAAACCGAGTCCTTCGAACAGTTCGACCAGGACCGTATCGCCGACTACCTCGAGGAGAAC contains:
- the tbsP gene encoding transcriptional regulator TbsP, which produces MTSNLLNHQIDDILDSMLEDATGDVYMVNPSADAIEEFVAVATAFDGDLPSVHMLADERTLKDVMDDFIVASNAADLISEGALSMRTLEEAPENSLLVSDDRVIAIVHAGDRVGGLITDDESFVADTFDTYAGRWDGATEFNLRTPPITDVRETLADEISPEAEADFTAILNSLETARGDGNGLDEVTISLLVAAKNEALLYDISKWGEDVGIASKATFSRTKTKLEDMGLIDTEKVPIDVGRPRLRLKIGDDRLSEADNGQLATVAQSILN
- a CDS encoding RNase P subunit p30 family protein, with product MYEAVHAHPDGQSTVARLAQTAADYGYEGVVVRNHDDARADYDPERIRAEYGLDVVEGVEIRADDPQQAGGSVGNYRTSETIVGIHGGTTALNRFAVEQPKVDVLAHPMTESGDVNHVLVKAAVENGVRLEFDLSGVLRESGGRRVRILQSLRKLREIVAHYDAPYVVSGDPTSHLELRAPRELKALGDRIGFSPEFVEDGLAEWGRLAERNRHVDSESFIEPGVQRGRYEEDA
- a CDS encoding class I SAM-dependent methyltransferase — protein: MKRTLEEHAARFDEKAGEYDDSKSEEYHACANLVVEHAAPGEDDVVLDLATGTGAIALALAPDAKRVVGRDISEEMMAEATRKAAEAGLENLAFDHGTFREPAYDGPVDVVTSNFALHHLSDEEKREAIAVIADLEPRRFVLGDVMFFGEPDPDEPFYSPEVDDPATVGVLADAFTDAGFSLTAVERVHDQVGVLVAERGPTDVDAAAE
- a CDS encoding Rpp14/Pop5 family protein gives rise to the protein MKHLPKHLRPRWRYLAVELESWPDERIDSRSFQRELWYAGQNLLGDPGSADADLTVVRFAFADGRGEAIVRVRRGETEPARAALACIDAIDGAPVGIRVRGISGTIRAAEENYLGRGGQDSDERNVVFGNEERVAVLRDGVGDVRLDEAFVGATDLDYDLV
- the psmA gene encoding archaeal proteasome endopeptidase complex subunit alpha gives rise to the protein MQGQQQQQAYDRGITIFSPDGRLYQVEYAREAVKRGTASIGVRTNGGVVLAVDKRVPSPLLEDSSVEKIHKADDHIGIASAGHVADARQLIDFARRQTQVNQLRYGEPIGVETLTKEVTDHIQQYTQVGGARPFGVALIVGGIQNGEPRLFETDPSGTPYEWKALAVGSDRGELQNYLEEHYDDEADLDGGIQLALDALASVNDGSLLPNEVGLATVDAETESFEQFDQDRIADYLEENDLLDTGEDDEESAE